From a single Clostridiaceae bacterium genomic region:
- a CDS encoding alpha/beta hydrolase has product MIPYNEYGKREKPTILLLHGAAVLDTFYGQYSFSEHYHLVVPHLHGAGKSADRVYDPEALKHEIFEVIDSLNKDKIGVIGYSLGAQLAIMLVCERPEQFSFAVFLSAWVNPKPKIVRMYCSLAGIIVKILHCKWFVRLQAKYWNFTKEQADYMAEYSQLITPQVYKSFFMNTLDLQKLPKYMTLNVPMLAICGSKEVKDMKISLHMLGRNPHCQTIMLPKANHNYPMRNTKQLNKILEKFILEWSGMF; this is encoded by the coding sequence ATGATACCATATAATGAATACGGGAAAAGAGAAAAACCAACAATTCTGCTTCTGCATGGTGCAGCTGTACTTGATACCTTTTATGGCCAGTACAGTTTTTCTGAACACTACCATTTAGTTGTTCCGCATTTGCATGGAGCGGGAAAGTCTGCAGACAGGGTATATGACCCCGAAGCTCTGAAGCATGAAATTTTCGAAGTGATTGATAGTCTGAATAAGGATAAAATAGGAGTAATCGGCTACTCACTTGGCGCACAGCTTGCAATTATGCTTGTATGTGAACGGCCAGAACAGTTCAGCTTTGCAGTTTTTTTAAGTGCATGGGTTAATCCGAAACCTAAAATTGTTAGAATGTATTGCAGTCTTGCCGGAATAATAGTAAAAATCCTTCATTGTAAATGGTTTGTTCGGCTCCAGGCGAAATATTGGAACTTCACTAAAGAACAGGCCGACTATATGGCAGAATATTCACAGCTTATTACACCTCAGGTTTATAAATCTTTTTTTATGAATACCTTAGATTTACAAAAACTGCCAAAATATATGACGCTTAATGTACCCATGTTGGCTATCTGTGGAAGCAAAGAGGTTAAAGATATGAAGATATCACTACATATGCTTGGCAGAAATCCTCATTGTCAGACAATAATGTTACCTAAAGCCAATCATAATTATCCAATGCGGAATACAAAGCAACTCAATAAGATACTTGAAAAATTTATCCTAGAATGGTCAGGAATGTTTTGA
- a CDS encoding CPBP family intramembrane metalloprotease, with amino-acid sequence MVTIISLSLQILVIPYIVNIKILASYQFYKLGAKALVPAFIYAFIQTSLSEEIFFRGFLTKRLINKYGFQAGNAFQSLLFGLIHGLMLKSSLLGALVIIMSTGIAAWLMGWINEREANGSILLSWLLYGYLNYASSIFMMFNLY; translated from the coding sequence ATGGTGACAATTATTAGCTTATCCTTACAAATTTTAGTTATCCCTTATATTGTAAACATAAAAATTTTAGCCTCTTACCAATTTTATAAATTGGGAGCAAAGGCATTAGTTCCTGCTTTTATATATGCATTTATACAAACAAGTCTTTCTGAAGAAATATTTTTCAGAGGTTTCTTAACAAAAAGATTAATTAATAAATACGGTTTTCAAGCAGGAAATGCTTTTCAGAGTTTATTGTTTGGGTTAATTCATGGCTTAATGTTAAAATCGAGCCTATTAGGAGCTTTAGTTATCATTATGTCAACAGGTATTGCTGCATGGTTGATGGGTTGGATAAATGAGAGAGAAGCAAATGGTTCTATTCTTCTGAGCTGGTTATTATATGGTTATCTAAATTATGCTTCTTCGATTTTTATGATGTTTAATTTGTATTGA